A section of the Candidatus Legionella polyplacis genome encodes:
- the epmB gene encoding EF-P beta-lysylation protein EpmB, with amino-acid sequence MILERWQKVLSKSFFKVQELLKFLSLPVDIGNLEAEKKFKTRVPLSFALRIKKRSFKDPILLQVLAVKKELKEKLNYVKDPLKEININVKKGLLHKYYGRVLLILTGSCAVNCRYCFRKYFPYRNNTLQTRKWDSVLDYINRNRSINEVILSGGDPLLVSNKVLFNLFDKLNNIDHLKIIRIHTRIPVVFPERIDKSFLEILYKIRLQKVIVLHINHPQELNNSILNVCVYLRSVGCYLYNQSVLLKNINNDVNILVKLSYCLFSFGILPYYLHLLDKVKGISHFDIPIDEAKFIYRELQKKLPGYLVPKLVYENPECLNKVLIS; translated from the coding sequence TTGATTTTGGAGAGATGGCAAAAAGTTTTATCAAAAAGTTTTTTTAAAGTACAAGAATTATTAAAATTTTTATCACTTCCTGTTGATATTGGAAATTTGGAAGCAGAAAAAAAATTTAAGACTAGAGTTCCTTTAAGTTTTGCATTGCGTATAAAAAAACGTAGTTTTAAAGATCCTATTTTACTTCAAGTTTTAGCTGTAAAAAAAGAATTGAAAGAAAAACTAAATTATGTTAAGGATCCTTTAAAGGAAATAAATATTAATGTTAAAAAAGGTCTTTTACATAAGTATTATGGACGTGTTTTGTTAATTTTGACTGGTTCTTGTGCAGTTAATTGTCGTTATTGTTTTAGAAAGTATTTTCCTTATAGAAATAATACGTTGCAAACTCGTAAATGGGATTCTGTATTGGATTACATAAATAGAAATCGTTCTATTAATGAAGTTATATTAAGTGGTGGAGATCCATTACTAGTATCAAACAAGGTATTATTTAATTTATTTGATAAATTAAACAATATTGATCATTTAAAAATTATTAGAATTCATACTAGGATTCCTGTGGTTTTTCCGGAACGTATTGATAAGAGTTTTTTAGAGATATTATATAAGATTCGTTTGCAGAAAGTTATTGTTTTACATATTAATCATCCGCAAGAATTGAATAATTCAATTTTGAATGTATGTGTATATTTAAGGAGTGTAGGTTGTTATTTATATAATCAATCAGTTTTATTAAAAAATATTAATAATGATGTTAATATTTTAGTGAAATTAAGTTATTGTTTATTTTCTTTTGGAATTTTACCGTATTATTTACATCTATTGGATAAGGTTAAAGGAATATCACATTTTGATATACCTATAGATGAAGCAAAGTTTATATATAGAGAATTACAAAAAAAGTTACCTGGATATCTTGTTCCTAAATTGGTTTATGAAAACCCTGAATGTTTAAATAAAGTATTAATTTCATAA
- the rplK gene encoding 50S ribosomal protein L11 yields MSKNIESVVKLQIPAGKATPAPPVGPALGQHRVNIIEFCKQFNESTKSVKLGLIVPVVIKIYSDRSFDYVIKSPPVSVLIKEELGIDKGSNASNSKKVGSLSYVQLKKIASIKASDLTASNLESAINCIKGTAKSMGIDVDKNLN; encoded by the coding sequence ATGTCTAAAAATATTGAATCAGTAGTTAAGCTGCAAATACCTGCTGGAAAAGCAACACCTGCACCACCTGTTGGTCCTGCTTTAGGTCAGCATAGGGTTAATATTATTGAGTTTTGTAAGCAATTTAATGAATCTACTAAAAGTGTGAAATTAGGATTAATTGTTCCCGTTGTAATTAAGATTTATTCTGATCGTAGTTTTGATTATGTTATAAAATCTCCTCCTGTTTCAGTTCTTATTAAAGAAGAATTAGGTATAGATAAAGGTTCTAATGCATCCAATAGTAAGAAAGTTGGAAGTTTGAGTTATGTTCAACTTAAAAAGATAGCTTCTATAAAAGCAAGTGATTTGACAGCATCTAATTTGGAATCTGCTATTAATTGTATAAAAGGAACAGCAAAAAGTATGGGAATAGATGTAGATAAAAATTTGAATTGA
- the efp gene encoding elongation factor P, which yields MINYHTNKFKIGTKIIVDNNPYIVIESHFIKPGKGQAFVRIKIRNLKNNQIIERTYKAGEKLPVANIIEVNVQYLYQHLHAWNFININNFEQYELKKNDISNIEIWLKEEEIYTLTLWNKNPIHIVAPNFINFFVTETNPNFKNQISKNGNKIAILETGLKIRVPNFIQKGDFIKIDTRTKEYVCRTK from the coding sequence ATGATTAACTATCATACCAATAAATTTAAAATTGGTACAAAAATCATTGTTGACAACAATCCATATATTGTCATTGAAAGTCATTTTATAAAACCAGGAAAAGGACAAGCATTCGTACGTATAAAAATTCGAAATTTAAAAAATAATCAAATTATCGAACGTACATATAAAGCTGGAGAAAAATTACCAGTAGCTAATATTATTGAAGTTAATGTACAATATCTATATCAACATTTACATGCATGGAATTTTATAAACATTAATAACTTTGAGCAATATGAGCTAAAAAAAAACGACATATCTAATATAGAAATTTGGCTTAAAGAAGAGGAAATATATACTTTAACATTATGGAATAAAAATCCTATACATATCGTCGCTCCTAACTTTATAAATTTTTTCGTAACAGAAACTAATCCAAATTTTAAGAATCAAATATCAAAAAATGGAAATAAAATAGCAATATTAGAAACAGGATTAAAAATACGCGTACCTAATTTTATACAAAAAGGAGATTTTATAAAAATTGATACAAGAACAAAAGAATATGTTTGTAGAACAAAATAA
- the secE gene encoding preprotein translocase subunit SecE yields the protein MKYLNTLFKRNIRVLLWVVCFIVNIMFFYVACVNYVYYAKLIIGFLSLFYTIFVFISSVQGRLILKFVKEAKIELYKVVWPNRSETSKLVLVVIVIIFFASLFFWFIDSIIIWLVSKLIYLG from the coding sequence GTGAAATATTTGAATACATTATTTAAAAGAAATATAAGAGTTTTGTTGTGGGTTGTTTGTTTTATAGTGAATATAATGTTTTTTTATGTTGCTTGTGTAAATTATGTATATTATGCTAAATTGATAATAGGTTTTTTAAGTTTGTTTTATACTATTTTTGTATTTATATCTTCTGTTCAGGGAAGATTAATTTTAAAGTTTGTTAAGGAGGCAAAGATTGAATTATATAAAGTTGTATGGCCAAATAGATCAGAGACGTCTAAACTAGTGTTAGTTGTTATTGTTATTATTTTTTTTGCTTCTTTATTTTTTTGGTTTATAGATTCTATAATTATTTGGTTAGTTTCTAAATTAATATATTTGGGTTGA
- a CDS encoding dihydrofolate reductase translates to MIAVIDEKGGLGINNNLLCHLPDDLKIFKQITMGLPVIMGRNTFISIGKKPLVGRLNLVLTNKNFNFYKSKYQKSNVKVLNSLEDTLNVVKSYKESVVIGGAIVYKNFFPFVSKIYLTIIHNVFKADVYFPKFDINNWKINNKILKLKDDFNPFDFTFYCYVKR, encoded by the coding sequence ATGATTGCGGTTATTGATGAAAAAGGAGGTTTAGGAATAAATAATAATTTATTATGTCATTTACCTGATGATCTTAAAATTTTTAAACAAATTACAATGGGATTACCTGTGATAATGGGAAGAAATACATTTATTTCAATAGGAAAAAAACCATTAGTAGGAAGATTAAATTTAGTTTTAACTAATAAAAATTTTAATTTTTATAAAAGTAAGTATCAAAAAAGTAATGTTAAAGTTTTAAATTCTTTAGAGGATACATTAAATGTAGTAAAATCTTATAAAGAATCTGTAGTTATTGGTGGAGCTATAGTATATAAAAATTTTTTTCCATTTGTTTCAAAAATTTATTTAACTATTATACATAATGTTTTTAAAGCTGATGTTTATTTTCCTAAATTTGATATAAATAATTGGAAGATTAATAATAAAATATTAAAATTAAAAGATGATTTTAATCCATTTGATTTTACTTTTTATTGTTATGTAAAAAGATAA
- the rsmB gene encoding 16S rRNA (cytosine(967)-C(5))-methyltransferase RsmB, which yields MNNFRLESYLVLLKVLKNKLTLNFLIKNRNISSLSKEICFGVCRQYYRLNVLINFFLRKRIRFIEILIVLLIGIYQLRYMKKASNYIVIKESLLLLDLINKSWAKSLVNAILNQYCTYVDKLYLENNNDFIFNHPNWYIQEIQKDWPLNWIQILKANDCHPPMSLRVNKMFINREKYLYFLRKKNISGFPHMYSSVGITLGTACSIKDLPYFREGYVSVQDESAQMAVSLLSLKPGLRVLDACCAPGGKLSHILETESELLNCVAVDCSHNGLNKVKENLLRLQLKATVIKANVLNLKNWWDGKYFDRILLDVPCSSTGVIRRCPDVKILRTKKEVLFMSSLQKRFLKTLWSLLSFNGILVYVTCSILKKENEEVIKDFLKNNNNCVICKKNISWGIDTGYGWQILPGINNQDGFFYSVLKKKNN from the coding sequence ATGAATAATTTTAGATTAGAGTCATATTTAGTTTTGTTAAAAGTCTTAAAAAATAAGTTGACACTTAATTTTTTAATTAAAAACAGAAATATTTCTTCTTTATCTAAAGAAATTTGCTTTGGTGTATGTAGGCAGTATTATAGATTGAATGTTTTAATTAATTTTTTTTTAAGGAAACGTATTAGATTTATAGAGATTTTAATTGTATTGTTAATTGGTATATATCAATTACGATATATGAAGAAAGCATCTAATTATATTGTGATAAAAGAAAGTTTGTTGCTACTAGATTTAATAAATAAATCATGGGCAAAAAGCTTGGTAAATGCTATATTAAATCAATATTGTACTTATGTAGATAAATTATATTTAGAAAATAATAATGATTTTATTTTTAATCATCCAAACTGGTATATACAAGAAATACAAAAAGATTGGCCATTAAATTGGATTCAGATTTTGAAAGCAAATGATTGTCATCCTCCAATGAGTTTGCGTGTTAATAAAATGTTTATTAATAGGGAAAAGTATTTGTATTTTTTAAGAAAAAAAAATATAAGCGGCTTTCCTCATATGTATTCCTCTGTTGGTATTACTTTAGGTACAGCTTGTAGCATTAAGGATTTACCTTATTTTCGAGAAGGATATGTTTCGGTGCAAGATGAATCTGCACAAATGGCTGTTTCTTTGCTATCTTTGAAACCAGGTTTAAGAGTACTTGATGCTTGTTGTGCTCCTGGTGGTAAACTTAGTCATATTTTAGAAACTGAATCAGAATTATTAAATTGTGTAGCAGTTGATTGTAGTCATAATGGTTTAAATAAAGTTAAAGAAAATTTATTACGTTTGCAATTAAAAGCTACTGTAATAAAAGCAAATGTATTAAATTTAAAAAATTGGTGGGATGGAAAGTATTTTGACCGTATTCTTTTGGATGTTCCGTGCTCTTCTACAGGTGTTATTCGTAGATGTCCTGATGTCAAAATATTACGTACAAAGAAGGAAGTATTATTTATGAGTTCTTTACAAAAACGTTTTTTAAAAACTTTATGGTCTTTGCTTAGTTTTAATGGAATATTGGTGTATGTTACCTGTTCGATATTAAAAAAAGAAAATGAAGAAGTAATTAAAGATTTTTTAAAGAATAATAATAATTGTGTAATTTGCAAAAAAAATATTTCTTGGGGAATAGATACTGGATATGGTTGGCAAATTTTACCTGGGATTAATAATCAGGATGGATTTTTTTATAGTGTTTTAAAGAAAAAGAATAATTAA
- the rplA gene encoding 50S ribosomal protein L1, translating to MAKISKKRKDINKLISYNSTYKIDDAIKFLKRFSSKKFEESVDLSINLNIDAKNSEHFIKSSICVPHGLGKVFRVAVFAQGDKLIEAKNSGADAFGFEDLFKEIRDGNLDFDIVISTPDSMSLVKKLGKILGPKGLMPNIKMGTITNDVGRAVLNAKSGQVRYKADKYGIIHCKIGKITFSYEELLENINALIFDLKKNKPLSVRGNFFKKIFLSTTMGPGLSIDISTLIK from the coding sequence ATGGCAAAAATAAGTAAAAAAAGAAAAGATATTAATAAATTGATTAGCTATAATTCTACCTATAAGATAGATGATGCTATTAAGTTTCTTAAAAGATTTTCAAGTAAAAAATTTGAAGAGAGTGTGGATTTATCTATTAATTTAAATATAGATGCTAAAAATTCTGAGCATTTTATTAAATCATCGATATGTGTGCCACATGGTTTAGGGAAAGTATTTCGTGTTGCTGTTTTTGCTCAAGGAGATAAGTTAATTGAAGCTAAAAATTCGGGTGCTGATGCATTTGGATTTGAAGATTTATTTAAAGAAATAAGAGATGGAAATTTAGATTTTGATATTGTTATTTCTACTCCGGATTCAATGAGTTTAGTTAAAAAACTAGGTAAGATATTAGGGCCAAAAGGATTGATGCCAAATATTAAAATGGGTACTATTACTAATGATGTAGGTAGAGCTGTGTTAAATGCAAAATCTGGACAAGTTCGTTATAAGGCTGATAAATATGGTATCATTCATTGTAAAATTGGAAAGATTACTTTTTCTTACGAAGAGTTATTAGAAAACATTAATGCATTAATATTTGATTTAAAGAAAAATAAGCCTTTATCAGTAAGAGGTAATTTTTTTAAAAAAATATTTTTATCAACTACTATGGGTCCTGGTTTATCTATTGATATTAGTACGTTAATTAAATAA
- the rplL gene encoding 50S ribosomal protein L7/L12, which yields MTISKDEVLEAISNMSVMDVMDLIHAMEKKFDISSSSVVSVSDKLKEEKKTEVVEEKTMFDVVMTSFGSNKISVIKVIREITGLGLREAKDLVEKVPSIVKNNLSNNESLDIKKKLEDVGASVEIK from the coding sequence ATGACAATATCAAAAGATGAGGTTCTTGAAGCAATATCTAATATGTCTGTAATGGATGTTATGGATTTAATTCATGCTATGGAAAAGAAATTTGATATTTCTTCTTCATCTGTAGTTTCTGTATCAGATAAATTAAAAGAAGAAAAAAAAACTGAAGTTGTGGAAGAAAAAACTATGTTTGATGTTGTTATGACTAGTTTTGGATCTAATAAAATTTCTGTTATTAAAGTTATTAGGGAAATTACAGGTCTTGGCTTAAGAGAAGCTAAAGATTTAGTAGAAAAAGTTCCTTCTATAGTAAAGAATAATTTATCTAACAATGAATCTTTAGATATTAAAAAAAAATTGGAGGATGTTGGAGCTTCTGTAGAAATAAAATAA
- the rpoB gene encoding DNA-directed RNA polymerase subunit beta, whose amino-acid sequence MKYSYAEKKRFRKSFAKQFDMLDIPHLLDIQIKSYKDFLQIDKPIDKLKNTGLHAAFLSVFPIDSYSGNIRLEYISYKLGEPNFNVYECKSRGLTYSSSLRARIRLIVFDKDVSDNNSRSIKDIREQDVFMGDIPLMTDVGTFVINGTERVVVSQLHRSPGVIFEHDKGKTHSSGKILYSARIIPYRGSWLDFEFDPKDCLFVRIDRRRKFPVTILLKALGYSSKDILKEFFKFIICEYKNDVFYIHLMPKWLKGEIAFFDITVPGTENIIVKSGRRITANHVKIMEENNIQYLIVPKEYLLGKILADVIVNVFKKDEILAMPNDEITIDLLDKIIEYNICSFSILYVNDLDHGPYISDTLKIDTTYSQSEALVEIYRMMRPGEPPTKEAAESLFKNLFFVEDRYDLSLVGRMKFNRRLGKKSNLGLNTLTKEDILLVIKTLIDIRNGIGMVDDIDHLGNRRVRSVGEMTENQFRIGLIRVERSIRERLGLIDIDNVMPQDLINAKPISAAIKEFYGSSQLSQFMDQVNPLSGITHKRRVSALGPGGLTRERAGFEVRDVHTTHYGRVCPIETPEGPNIGLINSLSVYARINDYGFIETPCRKIINGYVTNRIEYLSAIEEVDQYIAQSNIEINKDGYIISDLVPCRHKNEFLLTHRDKINYMDVSPKQIVSVAASLIPFLEHDDANRALMGSNMQRQAVPTIQSEKPLIGTGMERIVASDSGVSVVAIRSGIVDLVDSSRIVIRVDDSEIPSEDSGVDIYNLIKYSRSNQDTCINQRPIVFKGDYVEKGDIIADGPCTDMGELALGQNLLVAFMPWNGYNFEDSILISERIVHEDRFTSIHIEELSCIARDTKLGIEEITSDIPNIGDFALSRLDESGIVYVGAEVSAGDILVGKVTPKGESQITPEEKLLRAIFGEKASDVKDTSLRVPSGMSGTVIDVQIFTRDGMQKDLRSKIIEEEQLMKIRKNLNDEKRIREENIYSRIHNLLISNKIISAPGIQSGIEIDSIHLKSINREDWINIIVESLEVNKQIKNLFKQLSLLDKEIENRFCKSRKKIIQGDDLAPGILKIVKVYLAVKRRVQPGDKMAGRHGNKGVISVVVPVEDMPYMEDGTPVDIILNPLGVPSRMNIGQVLETHLGFASRFIGKKISDLIDNGCSLNVLRDFLNQVYNKHNRKPINLDELDDDQILTLSNNLRNGLPMSTPVFDGATEDEIKYMLNLAGLPSSGKVILYDGRTGRAFDNPVTVGYMYILKLNHLVDDKMHARSTGSYSLVTQQPLGGKAQFGGQRFGEMEVWALEAYGAAYSLQEMLTVKSDDVYGRTRIYKNIVDGNHYMDPGTPESFNVLLKEIRALGIDIELSND is encoded by the coding sequence ATTAAATATTCTTATGCTGAGAAGAAAAGATTTAGAAAGAGTTTTGCAAAGCAGTTTGATATGTTGGATATTCCTCATCTTCTTGATATTCAGATAAAATCTTATAAAGATTTTTTACAAATTGATAAACCTATTGATAAACTAAAAAATACAGGTTTACATGCTGCTTTTTTATCGGTGTTTCCAATTGATAGTTATTCTGGGAATATAAGATTAGAATATATTAGTTATAAATTAGGTGAACCTAATTTTAATGTTTATGAATGTAAATCTCGCGGATTAACGTATTCTTCATCTTTAAGAGCACGGATAAGATTGATTGTATTTGATAAAGATGTTTCTGATAATAATAGTAGAAGTATTAAAGATATAAGAGAACAGGATGTTTTTATGGGAGATATACCATTGATGACAGATGTTGGTACGTTTGTAATTAATGGTACAGAAAGAGTAGTTGTGTCTCAACTTCATAGATCTCCTGGAGTTATTTTTGAACATGATAAAGGAAAGACTCATTCTTCAGGAAAAATATTATATTCCGCTCGTATTATTCCTTATCGTGGTTCTTGGTTAGATTTTGAATTTGATCCTAAAGATTGTCTTTTTGTTAGAATTGATAGAAGAAGAAAATTTCCTGTTACGATTTTATTAAAAGCATTAGGTTATAGTAGTAAAGATATATTAAAAGAGTTTTTTAAATTTATTATTTGTGAATATAAAAATGATGTATTTTATATACATTTGATGCCTAAATGGTTAAAGGGGGAAATTGCATTTTTTGATATTACAGTTCCTGGAACTGAAAATATTATTGTAAAGAGTGGTCGTCGTATTACAGCTAATCATGTTAAAATCATGGAAGAGAATAATATTCAATATTTAATAGTTCCTAAAGAGTATTTATTGGGAAAGATTTTGGCTGATGTTATCGTTAATGTCTTTAAAAAAGATGAAATATTAGCTATGCCTAATGATGAGATAACTATAGATTTATTAGATAAAATTATAGAATATAATATATGTAGTTTTAGCATATTGTATGTAAATGATTTAGATCATGGACCATATATTTCTGATACATTAAAAATTGATACGACTTATAGTCAGTCTGAAGCATTAGTTGAAATTTATCGTATGATGAGACCTGGAGAACCTCCAACAAAAGAGGCTGCTGAATCTTTATTTAAAAATCTTTTTTTCGTTGAAGATAGATATGATTTATCTTTAGTTGGTCGCATGAAATTTAATCGACGCTTAGGGAAAAAAAGTAATTTAGGGTTAAATACTTTAACTAAAGAAGATATTTTATTGGTTATTAAAACTCTTATAGATATTAGAAATGGAATTGGTATGGTTGATGATATTGATCATTTAGGAAATCGTAGGGTAAGAAGTGTTGGAGAAATGACTGAAAATCAGTTTCGTATAGGATTGATAAGAGTAGAAAGATCAATTCGAGAACGTTTAGGTTTGATAGATATTGATAATGTTATGCCTCAAGATTTAATTAATGCTAAACCAATATCTGCTGCAATCAAAGAATTTTATGGTTCTAGTCAATTATCTCAATTTATGGATCAAGTTAATCCATTATCTGGAATAACACACAAGCGTCGTGTTTCTGCTTTGGGCCCAGGAGGTTTAACTAGAGAAAGAGCTGGATTTGAAGTAAGAGATGTTCATACAACTCATTATGGTAGAGTTTGTCCAATTGAAACACCGGAGGGTCCGAATATTGGACTAATTAATTCTTTATCAGTGTATGCTAGAATTAATGATTATGGATTTATTGAAACTCCTTGTAGAAAAATTATTAATGGTTATGTAACTAATAGAATTGAGTATTTATCGGCAATTGAAGAAGTTGATCAATACATTGCTCAGTCCAATATAGAAATTAATAAAGATGGTTATATAATTTCAGATTTGGTTCCTTGTAGACATAAAAATGAATTTTTGTTAACTCATAGAGATAAGATAAATTATATGGATGTATCTCCAAAACAAATTGTGTCTGTAGCAGCTTCTCTTATTCCTTTTTTAGAGCATGATGATGCGAATAGAGCTTTGATGGGTTCTAATATGCAAAGACAGGCTGTTCCTACAATACAATCAGAAAAACCTTTAATAGGTACAGGAATGGAAAGAATAGTTGCTTCTGATTCTGGGGTTTCTGTAGTTGCAATAAGAAGTGGAATAGTTGATTTAGTTGATTCTTCTCGTATTGTTATTAGAGTAGATGATAGTGAAATTCCTTCAGAAGATTCCGGTGTGGATATTTATAATTTAATCAAATATTCTAGATCAAATCAAGATACTTGTATTAATCAAAGACCTATTGTTTTTAAAGGTGATTATGTTGAAAAAGGAGATATAATAGCAGATGGTCCTTGCACTGACATGGGTGAGCTTGCTTTAGGTCAAAATTTATTAGTAGCTTTTATGCCTTGGAATGGATATAACTTTGAGGATTCTATATTAATTTCTGAGCGCATAGTTCATGAAGATAGATTTACTTCAATTCATATAGAAGAGTTGTCGTGTATTGCTCGTGATACGAAATTAGGAATAGAAGAAATCACTTCTGATATACCTAATATTGGTGATTTTGCATTATCTAGATTGGATGAATCTGGAATAGTTTATGTTGGAGCAGAAGTAAGTGCTGGTGATATATTAGTTGGAAAAGTTACACCAAAGGGAGAATCTCAAATTACTCCAGAAGAAAAATTATTAAGGGCAATTTTTGGTGAGAAAGCTTCTGATGTGAAAGACACATCTTTGAGGGTTCCATCTGGAATGAGTGGTACTGTTATTGATGTTCAAATTTTTACAAGAGATGGTATGCAAAAAGATTTGAGATCTAAAATTATTGAAGAAGAACAGTTGATGAAAATTAGAAAAAATTTAAATGATGAGAAAAGGATAAGAGAAGAAAATATATATAGTAGAATACATAATTTATTAATTAGTAATAAAATAATTTCTGCTCCTGGAATACAATCTGGTATTGAGATTGATTCAATTCATTTAAAGAGTATTAATAGAGAAGATTGGATTAATATTATAGTGGAAAGTTTAGAGGTTAATAAACAAATTAAAAATCTTTTTAAACAATTATCTCTTTTAGATAAAGAGATAGAAAATCGTTTTTGTAAAAGTAGAAAAAAAATTATTCAAGGAGATGATTTAGCTCCAGGAATATTAAAAATTGTTAAGGTTTATTTAGCGGTAAAGCGAAGAGTTCAACCTGGAGATAAAATGGCTGGAAGACATGGAAATAAAGGGGTTATATCAGTTGTTGTTCCGGTTGAGGACATGCCATATATGGAAGATGGTACTCCTGTAGATATTATTTTAAATCCATTAGGAGTTCCTTCCAGAATGAATATTGGACAAGTTTTAGAAACTCATCTTGGATTTGCTTCTAGATTTATTGGTAAAAAGATTTCTGATCTTATTGATAATGGTTGTTCATTGAATGTTTTAAGGGATTTTTTAAATCAAGTATATAATAAACATAATAGAAAACCTATTAATTTAGATGAGTTGGATGATGATCAGATATTGACTTTATCAAATAATTTAAGGAATGGATTACCCATGTCTACTCCTGTTTTTGATGGAGCTACTGAGGATGAAATTAAATATATGTTAAATTTAGCTGGTTTACCTTCTAGTGGAAAGGTAATTCTTTATGATGGAAGAACCGGTAGAGCTTTTGATAATCCAGTTACAGTTGGTTATATGTATATATTAAAATTAAATCATTTAGTTGATGATAAAATGCATGCTCGTTCTACTGGATCTTATAGTTTAGTTACGCAACAACCTTTAGGAGGTAAAGCTCAGTTTGGTGGGCAACGTTTTGGAGAAATGGAGGTATGGGCTTTGGAAGCATATGGAGCTGCATATTCTTTACAAGAGATGCTTACAGTAAAATCAGATGATGTTTATGGTAGAACTAGAATATATAAAAATATTGTTGATGGAAATCATTATATGGATCCTGGAACACCTGAGTCATTTAATGTGTTATTAAAAGAAATCAGAGCTCTAGGTATTGATATTGAATTATCAAATGATTGA
- the rplJ gene encoding 50S ribosomal protein L10, which produces MLLTLDKKKDIVKEIVKIFSKVFSIALIDFYGLNSNQMNELRYKARNFGVYVRVIRNTLLYRSFKEMNLSHLNFSLVNSTCFIYSKTSYRDVAKLLTELVEKFDKIKIKLFMVNGLVYSCEKLNFFANLPSFKEAIINFLYLIKAPINRILKIFYLILLRLFKILYLVKDIKENSILVI; this is translated from the coding sequence ATGTTATTAACTTTAGATAAAAAGAAAGATATAGTTAAAGAGATTGTTAAAATTTTTTCCAAGGTTTTTTCAATTGCTTTAATAGATTTTTATGGATTAAACTCAAATCAAATGAATGAATTACGATATAAAGCTCGCAATTTTGGAGTTTACGTACGTGTAATTCGTAATACTTTGTTGTATAGATCATTTAAAGAAATGAATTTAAGCCATTTAAATTTTAGTTTGGTGAATTCTACTTGTTTTATTTATTCAAAAACATCATATAGAGATGTAGCTAAATTATTAACAGAGTTAGTTGAAAAATTTGATAAAATTAAAATTAAATTATTTATGGTAAATGGGTTAGTTTATAGTTGTGAAAAATTAAATTTTTTTGCAAATCTTCCTAGTTTTAAAGAAGCAATTATTAATTTTTTGTATTTGATAAAAGCTCCTATTAATAGGATTTTAAAGATATTTTATTTAATCTTATTAAGATTGTTTAAGATTTTATATTTGGTTAAAGATATTAAAGAAAATAGTATTTTAGTTATATAA
- the nusG gene encoding transcription termination/antitermination protein NusG: protein MVENNENLKKWYVVHVYSGFERLVMKEIKSKIKQFCLEDKISNVVVPSEEVVEMRFGKKRRSTRKFFPGYVLVCMIMEDKTRNVIREIPRVLGFIGGTRNSSMGIEKWPTPISDKEVEVVLQRIEDGVSKPRPKILFESGELVRIKDGPFIDFNGVVEEVNYEKSRLRVAVLIFGRSTPVDLEFSQVEKT, encoded by the coding sequence ATAGTGGAAAACAATGAAAATCTTAAAAAATGGTATGTAGTGCATGTATATTCTGGATTTGAAAGGTTGGTAATGAAAGAGATAAAATCTAAGATAAAACAATTTTGTTTGGAGGATAAAATAAGCAATGTTGTAGTTCCTTCAGAGGAAGTTGTTGAGATGAGATTTGGGAAAAAAAGAAGAAGTACACGTAAATTTTTCCCTGGATATGTATTGGTTTGTATGATTATGGAAGATAAAACTAGAAATGTTATTCGTGAAATTCCTAGAGTTTTAGGTTTTATTGGAGGAACAAGAAATTCTAGCATGGGAATAGAAAAATGGCCTACTCCAATTTCTGACAAAGAAGTTGAGGTAGTTTTACAACGTATAGAGGATGGAGTTAGTAAGCCTAGACCAAAAATTTTGTTTGAATCTGGTGAGCTTGTTCGTATAAAGGATGGTCCTTTTATTGATTTTAATGGGGTAGTGGAAGAAGTTAATTATGAAAAGAGTCGTTTAAGGGTTGCTGTTTTAATATTTGGAAGATCTACACCTGTAGATTTAGAATTTAGTCAAGTTGAAAAGACTTAA